One Mycolicibacterium pulveris genomic region harbors:
- a CDS encoding enoyl-CoA hydratase, whose amino-acid sequence MSDYEFLKWETFDDGQIVRISLNRPEQRNAQNRGMLVELDEAFARAEADDGVRVVILAGEGPVFSSGHDIGSKQARAEFSPGPGQHPTAVINGGTREGAEKIMLQEWHYFFQNNLRWRNLRKITIAQVHGDVFSAGLMLIWACDLIVGSEEVRFADVVGTRLGMCGMEYFGHPWEFGPRRTKELMLTGDAIDIEEAYRLGMVSKIFKREELAERTLEMARRIATVPTMAALLIKESVNQSVDSMGFYNALQSCFSLHQLNHAHWVGVRDDRRAVAGEEQGVPNWRTAPPVVMSVKDQVRADG is encoded by the coding sequence ATGAGCGATTACGAGTTCTTGAAGTGGGAGACGTTCGACGACGGGCAGATCGTGCGGATCTCGCTCAACCGGCCCGAACAGCGCAACGCGCAGAACCGCGGAATGCTGGTGGAACTCGACGAGGCGTTCGCCCGCGCCGAGGCCGACGACGGCGTTCGCGTTGTCATCCTCGCCGGTGAGGGTCCGGTGTTCTCCTCCGGCCATGACATCGGTTCGAAGCAGGCCCGCGCCGAGTTCTCGCCGGGTCCGGGCCAGCACCCGACGGCGGTGATCAACGGGGGAACCCGCGAGGGCGCCGAGAAGATCATGCTGCAGGAGTGGCACTACTTCTTCCAGAACAACCTGCGGTGGCGCAATCTGCGCAAGATCACGATCGCACAGGTGCACGGGGATGTCTTCTCGGCGGGCCTGATGCTGATCTGGGCGTGCGATCTGATCGTCGGCAGTGAAGAGGTACGCTTCGCCGACGTCGTCGGCACCCGGTTGGGCATGTGCGGGATGGAGTACTTCGGCCATCCATGGGAGTTCGGTCCGCGTCGCACGAAGGAGTTGATGCTCACCGGCGATGCGATCGACATCGAGGAGGCGTACCGCCTGGGCATGGTGAGCAAGATCTTCAAACGCGAGGAGCTGGCCGAGCGGACGCTCGAGATGGCCCGCCGCATCGCGACCGTGCCGACGATGGCGGCCCTGCTGATCAAGGAGTCGGTCAACCAGTCCGTGGACAGCATGGGCTTCTACAACGCGCTGCAGTCCTGCTTCAGCCTGCATCAGCTCAATCACGCCCACTGGGTCGGGGTGCGCGACGACAGGCGCGCCGTCGCCGGTGAGGAGCAAGGGGTACCGAACTGGCGCACCGCACCCCCAGTGGTGATGTCGGTGAAGGATCAAGTGCGGGCGGACGGGTGA
- a CDS encoding nitroreductase family protein: MTDDLWTVMRTASAVRRYRSEPVDDAVIEKCLQAATWAPSGGNQQPWRLVVVRSAETRAVISAAARQTWQAMTDFYGFDAPPADATDAKARVLRAMYEHMHVGGDAPVCVLFCVEPQPGASDLQQGGSIFPAVQNFLLAARAQGLGAAITLWQDACDRELRELVGIPPHWRIATLITAGWPVGRHHPVRRKPVAEVAAIDSWTNPWLAR; the protein is encoded by the coding sequence ATGACCGACGATCTGTGGACGGTGATGCGCACCGCGTCGGCGGTACGGCGCTACCGCAGCGAACCCGTCGACGATGCCGTCATCGAGAAGTGTCTGCAGGCCGCCACCTGGGCGCCGTCGGGCGGAAACCAGCAGCCGTGGCGCCTCGTCGTGGTGCGCTCGGCCGAAACGCGCGCGGTGATCTCGGCGGCCGCGCGGCAGACATGGCAGGCGATGACCGACTTCTACGGGTTCGACGCACCGCCCGCGGACGCGACCGATGCGAAGGCGCGGGTACTGCGCGCGATGTACGAACACATGCACGTCGGCGGCGACGCCCCGGTCTGCGTGCTGTTCTGCGTCGAGCCGCAGCCGGGTGCCAGCGACCTGCAGCAGGGTGGATCGATCTTCCCGGCCGTGCAGAACTTTCTGCTGGCCGCGCGGGCACAGGGTCTCGGCGCGGCGATCACGTTGTGGCAGGACGCATGCGATCGCGAGCTGCGCGAACTCGTCGGCATCCCGCCGCACTGGCGGATCGCCACGCTGATCACCGCGGGCTGGCCCGTCGGCCGGCACCACCCGGTGCGGCGTAAACCCGTCGCCGAGGTCGCCGCGATCGACTCCTGGACCAACCCCTGGCTCGCGAGGTAA
- a CDS encoding NAD(P)H-dependent amine dehydrogenase family protein — MILWGPGQVGVGALRALIAHPGLDLAGVVVHAEAKDGMDAGALCGMPETGVIATRDIEEAFALDADAVAYFASGDYRYREAAEDIARCLRAGKNVVTTSLVPLCYPPAADTETVELIEAACAEGKTTFFNSGVDPGWANDVIALTMTGFSSRVDTITMLEILDYAPINQPEIMFDFMGFGHPPDHPAPLFDTTRLAALWAPTVQLVADGVGLPLDEVKTTIEKWLATERYEVASGWIEPGTMGGMRFKLAGVVDGEERVVLEHITRMGEPAAPDWPRHPSPHGGYRVIVDGLPTYTVDVEMHGRGDNMRGLTYATVMRELNAIPAVIAAPPGLLSTLDLPLVTGPVRGGHWTGTLAPTYPR; from the coding sequence GTGATCCTGTGGGGTCCCGGTCAAGTCGGTGTCGGCGCGTTGCGCGCGCTCATCGCGCACCCCGGGCTGGATCTGGCGGGCGTCGTCGTGCACGCCGAGGCCAAGGACGGCATGGACGCAGGCGCATTGTGCGGGATGCCGGAAACCGGCGTGATCGCGACCCGCGACATCGAGGAGGCGTTCGCCCTGGACGCCGATGCCGTCGCCTACTTCGCCTCCGGCGACTATCGCTACCGCGAGGCCGCCGAGGACATCGCACGCTGCCTGCGAGCCGGCAAGAATGTGGTCACCACGTCACTGGTGCCGCTGTGCTACCCGCCCGCCGCGGACACCGAAACCGTCGAACTGATCGAGGCCGCCTGCGCCGAGGGTAAAACCACTTTCTTCAACAGCGGTGTCGACCCGGGCTGGGCCAACGACGTCATCGCACTGACGATGACGGGCTTCAGCAGCCGGGTCGACACGATCACGATGCTGGAGATCCTCGACTACGCCCCGATCAACCAGCCCGAGATCATGTTCGACTTCATGGGTTTCGGCCATCCCCCCGACCATCCCGCGCCGCTGTTCGACACCACGCGCCTGGCCGCGTTGTGGGCGCCGACGGTCCAGCTGGTCGCCGACGGGGTGGGTCTTCCGCTCGACGAGGTCAAGACGACGATCGAGAAGTGGCTGGCGACCGAGCGTTACGAGGTGGCGTCGGGCTGGATCGAACCGGGAACAATGGGTGGCATGCGGTTCAAGCTGGCCGGCGTCGTCGACGGTGAGGAGCGCGTCGTGCTCGAACACATCACCCGCATGGGTGAACCCGCCGCGCCGGACTGGCCGCGACATCCGTCACCACACGGCGGATACCGGGTGATCGTCGACGGCCTGCCCACCTACACCGTCGACGTCGAAATGCACGGCCGCGGAGACAATATGCGCGGTCTGACCTACGCCACGGTGATGCGTGAGCTCAACGCCATCCCCGCCGTCATCGCGGCGCCGCCCGGTCTGCTGTCGACGTTGGACCTGCCGCTGGTCACCGGTCCGGTGCGCGGCGGCCATTGGACAGGCACGCTGGCGCCGACCTATCCGCGATGA